The Polyodon spathula isolate WHYD16114869_AA chromosome 13, ASM1765450v1, whole genome shotgun sequence genome includes a region encoding these proteins:
- the wwp2 gene encoding NEDD4-like E3 ubiquitin-protein ligase WWP2 isoform X4, with protein sequence MIQEPPLPPGWEMKYTNEGVRYFVDHNTRTTSFKDPRPGFDSGSKQGGSPGVYDRSFRWKYHQFRFLCHSNALPSHVKISVSRQTLFEDSFQQIMNMKAYDLRRRLYIIMRGEEGLDYGGIAREWFFLLSHEVLNPMYCLFEYAGKNNYCLQINPASSINPDHLSYFRFIGRFIAMALYHGKFIDTGFTLPFYKCMLNKKPTLKDLESIDPEFYNSIMWVKENDLEECGVELFFAQDMEILGKVTTHELITDGENMLVTAENKEEYIRLLTNWRFTRGVEEQTKDFLDGFNEVVPLEWLRYFDEKEIELMLCGMQEIDLSDWQKNTIYRHYTKNSKQIQWFWQVVKEMDNEKRIRLLQFVTGTCRLPVGGFTELIGSNGPQKFCIDKVGKETWLPRSHTCFNRLDLPPYKSFEQLKEKLLFAIEETEGFGQE encoded by the exons ATGATTCAGGAGCCACCTCTCCCCCCGGGTTGGGAGATGAAATACACCAACGAAGGGGTTCGCTATTTTGTCGACCACAACACTCGCACTACCAGTTTTAAAGATCCACGACCTGGATTTGATTCAGG TTCAAAACAAGGTGGTTCCCCGGGAGTGTATGATCGGAGTTTCAGGTGGAAGTATCACCAGTTCCGGTTTCTGTGTCAT tcTAACGCACTTCCAAGCCATGTGAAAATCAGCGTCTCCAGGCAGACTTTATTTGAAGATTCCTTCCAGCAG ATCATGAATATGAAAGCGTATGACTTGCGTCGCAGGTTGTATATAATAATGCGTGGAGAAGAAGGGCTGGATTATGGAGGCATTGCAAG AGAATGGTTCTTCCTGCTATCCCATGAGGTCTTGAACCCCATGTATTGTCTGTTCGAATACGCAGGGAAGAATAACTACTGTCTGCAGATCAATCCTGCCTCCTCCATCAACCCTGACCACTTGTCCTACTTCCGCTTCATAGGCAGATTCATAGCCATG GCTCTGTATCATGGTAAATTCATCGACACAGGTTTTACTCTGCCATTCTACAAATGCATGCTGAATAAAAAACCAACTCTGAAGGACCTGGAGTCGATTGACCCAGAGTTCTACAATTCCATTATGTGGGTCAA AGAGAATGATCTGGAGGAGTGTGGGGTGGAGCTGTTCTTTGCTCAGGACATGGAGATACTGGGAAAGGTGACAACACATGAACTGATAACAGATGGGGAGAACATGCTGGTGACGGCAGAGAACAAGGAAGAATACATCAG ACTGCTCACAAACTGGAGGTTCACTCGAGGTGTGGAGGAGCAGACCAAGGATTTCCTGGACGGGTTCAACGAGGTGGTCCCTCTCGAGTGGCTCAGATACTTTGATGAAAAGGAGATCGAG ttgATGCTCTGTGGGATGCAGGAGATAGATCTGAGTGACTGGCAGAAAAACACCATCTACCGCCACTacaccaaaaacagcaagcagatTCAGTGGTTCTGGCAG GTGGTAAAGGAAATGGATAACGAGAAGAGAATCCGCTTGCTGCAATTTGTAACAGGAACCTGCCGTCTACCTGTTGGCGGCTTTACAGAATTGATAG GGAGTAATGGACCCCAGAAATTCTGTATTGATAAGGTGGGGAAAGAGACCTGGTTACCTAGAAGTCATACTTg TTTTAATCGACTGGATCTGCCTCCCTACAAAAGCTTTGAACAGCTGAAGGAGAAACTGCTTTTTGCAATCGAGGAAACAGAAGGGTTTGGCCAGGAGTGA